One window from the genome of Lepisosteus oculatus isolate fLepOcu1 chromosome 25, fLepOcu1.hap2, whole genome shotgun sequence encodes:
- the aurkaip1 gene encoding small ribosomal subunit protein mS38: MFVSRLALRLRASCTVSGCLQIPGRFGGIEGVNPPCRLPPCGRARYSSKAAVDSAHSPQRWITLSPELEELLVPRKLAVSPLESWLSLRYSLPSLGGSTDPQPLEEGVGESEPKALPPSGNPTPGADEGIRPLSCKNVLEIRRRKMNRHKYKKLLKRTKFLRRRVIEGRRKRKQGRFERDLKRIWVRAGLKKAPEGWTTPKIYIKQYQGKGE, encoded by the exons GTTGCTTACAAATCCCTGGAAGGTTTGGCGGCATAGAAGGAGTGAACCCTCCATGCCGCTTGCCCCCTTGTGGCCGGGCAAGGTACAGCAGTAAAGCTGCAGTAGATAGCGCTCACTCCCCCCAGCGCTGGATAACCCTTTCCCCAGAACTAGAAGAGTTGCTTGTCCCTCGAAAGTTGGCAGTGTCCCCCCTGGAGAGCTGGCTGTCCTTGCGCTACTCCCTCCCATCACTAGGCGGCAGCACTGATCCCCAGCCCCTAGAGGAGGGAGTTGGTGAGTCTGAGCCAAAGGCACTGCCCCCCTCTGGAAACCCCACCCCAGGGGCAGATGAGGGCATAAGGCCATTGAGCTGCAAGAACGTCCTGGAGATCCGCCGCAGGAAGATGAACCGACACAAGTACAAGAAGCTGCTAAAACGCACCAAGTTCCTGCGGAGGAGGGTGATCGAGGGCCGGAGGAAGAGGAAACAG GGGCGGTTCGAGAGGGATCTGAAGAGGATCTGGGTGCGTGCGGGGCTGAAGAAGGCGCCCGAGGGATGGACGACTCCGAAGATCTACATTAAGCAGTACCAGGGCAAGGGGGAGTGA